In the Drosophila biarmipes strain raj3 chromosome X, RU_DBia_V1.1, whole genome shotgun sequence genome, one interval contains:
- the LOC108035805 gene encoding septin-1 isoform X2, protein MADTKGFSSIETPGYVGFANLPNQVHRKSVKKGFEFTLMVVGESGLGKSTLVNSLFLTDLYPERIIPDAIEKQKQTVKLEASTVEIEERGVKLRLTVVDTPGFGDAIDNSNSFGAILEYIDEQYERFLRDESGLNRRNIVDNRIHCCFYFISPFGHGLKPLDVEFMKKLHSKVNIVPVIAKADCLTKKEILRLKCRIMQEIESHGIKIYPLPDCDSDEDEDYKEQVKQLKEAVPFAVCGANTLLEVKGKKVRGRLYPWGVVEVENPDHCDFIKLRTMLITHMQDLQEVTQEVHYENYRSDRLAKGIKGKENGVKAERDRDSTSQVVANSVLGEKDRILQEKEAELRRMQEMLAQMQARMQAQQ, encoded by the exons atggCCGATACAAAGGGC TTTTCCAGCATCGAGACCCCCGGCTACGTCGGCTTCGCCAACTTGCCCAACCAGGTTCATCGCAAGTCCGTGAAGAAGGGCTTCGAGTTCACACTGATGGTGGTGGGCGAGTCGGGACTGGGCAAGTCCACACTGGTCAACAGCCTCTTCCTCACGGACCTCTATCCCGAGCGCATCATCCCGGATGCCATAG AGAAACAAAAGCAGACGGTGAAGCTGGAAGCTTCGACGGTGGAGATCGAGGAACGCGGGGTCAAGCTGCGGCTGACGGTGGTGGACACGCCCGGATTCGGCGATGCCATTGACAACTCCAACAGCTTTGGTGCAATACTTGAGTACATCGACGAGCAATACGAGCGCTTCCTTCGCGACGAAAGCGGCCTCAACAGACGCAACATTGTGGACAATCGCATTCATTGCTGCTTCTACTTTATATCGCCCTTTGGGCACGG CCTAAAACCCCTTGACGTGGAGTTCATGAAGAAGCTGCACTCAAAGGTTAACATCGTGCCCGTGATCGCCAAGGCCGACTGCCTCACAAAGAAGGAGATTCTGCGCCTAAAGTGCCGCATTATGCAGGAGATCGAGAGCCACGGCATTAAGATCTACCCACTGCCAGACTGTGATTCCGACGAGGATGAGGACTACAAGGAGCAGGTGAAGCAACTGAAGGAAGCTGTGCCTTTCGCCGTCTGCGGCGCCAATACCCTGCTCGAGGTCAAGGGAAAGAAAGTGCGTGGTCGCCTTTACCCATGGGGCGTGGTCGAGGTGGAGAATCCCGACCACTGCGACTTCATCAAGCTGCGCACGATGCTGAT TACCCACATGCAGGACCTGCAGGAGGTGACGCAGGAGGTGCACTACGAGAACTACCGCTCCGACCGGTTGGCCAAGGGCATCAAGGGAAAGGAGAACGGCGTGAAGGCTGAGCGGGACCGGGACAGCACCTCGCAGGTGGTGGCCAACAGCGTGCTCGGCGAAAAGGACCGCATACTGCAGGAGAAGGAGGCCGAGCTGCGGCGCATGCAGGAGATGCTTGCCCAAATGCAGGCGCGTATGCAGGCCCAGCAATGA
- the LOC108035805 gene encoding septin-1 isoform X1 has protein sequence MADTKGVSSRCLFAQFSSIETPGYVGFANLPNQVHRKSVKKGFEFTLMVVGESGLGKSTLVNSLFLTDLYPERIIPDAIEKQKQTVKLEASTVEIEERGVKLRLTVVDTPGFGDAIDNSNSFGAILEYIDEQYERFLRDESGLNRRNIVDNRIHCCFYFISPFGHGLKPLDVEFMKKLHSKVNIVPVIAKADCLTKKEILRLKCRIMQEIESHGIKIYPLPDCDSDEDEDYKEQVKQLKEAVPFAVCGANTLLEVKGKKVRGRLYPWGVVEVENPDHCDFIKLRTMLITHMQDLQEVTQEVHYENYRSDRLAKGIKGKENGVKAERDRDSTSQVVANSVLGEKDRILQEKEAELRRMQEMLAQMQARMQAQQ, from the exons atggCCGATACAAAGGGCGTGAGTAGCCGCTGTTTATTTGCTCAG TTTTCCAGCATCGAGACCCCCGGCTACGTCGGCTTCGCCAACTTGCCCAACCAGGTTCATCGCAAGTCCGTGAAGAAGGGCTTCGAGTTCACACTGATGGTGGTGGGCGAGTCGGGACTGGGCAAGTCCACACTGGTCAACAGCCTCTTCCTCACGGACCTCTATCCCGAGCGCATCATCCCGGATGCCATAG AGAAACAAAAGCAGACGGTGAAGCTGGAAGCTTCGACGGTGGAGATCGAGGAACGCGGGGTCAAGCTGCGGCTGACGGTGGTGGACACGCCCGGATTCGGCGATGCCATTGACAACTCCAACAGCTTTGGTGCAATACTTGAGTACATCGACGAGCAATACGAGCGCTTCCTTCGCGACGAAAGCGGCCTCAACAGACGCAACATTGTGGACAATCGCATTCATTGCTGCTTCTACTTTATATCGCCCTTTGGGCACGG CCTAAAACCCCTTGACGTGGAGTTCATGAAGAAGCTGCACTCAAAGGTTAACATCGTGCCCGTGATCGCCAAGGCCGACTGCCTCACAAAGAAGGAGATTCTGCGCCTAAAGTGCCGCATTATGCAGGAGATCGAGAGCCACGGCATTAAGATCTACCCACTGCCAGACTGTGATTCCGACGAGGATGAGGACTACAAGGAGCAGGTGAAGCAACTGAAGGAAGCTGTGCCTTTCGCCGTCTGCGGCGCCAATACCCTGCTCGAGGTCAAGGGAAAGAAAGTGCGTGGTCGCCTTTACCCATGGGGCGTGGTCGAGGTGGAGAATCCCGACCACTGCGACTTCATCAAGCTGCGCACGATGCTGAT TACCCACATGCAGGACCTGCAGGAGGTGACGCAGGAGGTGCACTACGAGAACTACCGCTCCGACCGGTTGGCCAAGGGCATCAAGGGAAAGGAGAACGGCGTGAAGGCTGAGCGGGACCGGGACAGCACCTCGCAGGTGGTGGCCAACAGCGTGCTCGGCGAAAAGGACCGCATACTGCAGGAGAAGGAGGCCGAGCTGCGGCGCATGCAGGAGATGCTTGCCCAAATGCAGGCGCGTATGCAGGCCCAGCAATGA
- the LOC127011066 gene encoding protein pygopus-like, translating into MTAVATATLATAAAAATTVTAECKATTPAGGSSANNSAGNHNNISSTSSAASNSNGGNINIGISDGHNHHHHHHHHRHHHLLETPTSSSAGLAAAGAGAAAPGDNTPAASVTSATAAPTPGYERSERLERRPPLLGAPPPLNISNNNGRSAAAIAYHSLMPNYYPSTRQLHMHSHARGHAHPPPPGQPHPQQQPQPHPHPHPHPHPHPHPHPHQYQLQSLSHYHQQL; encoded by the coding sequence ATGACGGCagtggcaacagcaacattgGCGACGGCGGCGGCTGCAGCGACAACGGTCACAGCAGAATGCAAGGCAACAACGCCGGCTGGCGGTAGCAGCGCCAACAACAGCGCTGGCAAtcacaacaacatcagcagcaccagcagcgccgccagcaacagcaacggcgGCAACATCAACATCGGCATTAGCGACGGGCACaaccatcatcatcaccaccaTCACCACAGGCATCATCATTTGCTTGAAACGCCGACCAGCAGCTCTGCGGGActagcagcagcaggagcaggagcagcagcacccGGGGACAACACACCAGCAGCATCAGTAACTTCAGCTACAGCAGCACCGACACCCGGCTACGAGCGATCGGAGCGCTTGGAGCGAAGACCGCCGCTACTGGGAGCACCACCGCCGCTCAacatcagcaacaacaacggccgATCGGCAGCAGCGATCGCTTATCACTCGCTGATGCCTAACTACTATCCCAGCACGCGGCAACTGCACATGCATAGCCATGCCCGCGGTCATGCGCACCCTCCACCACCCGGGCAGCCGCATCCACAGCAGCAACCCCAACCGCACCCGCACCcgcatccccatccccatccgcaCCCGCACCCACATCCTCATCAGTACCAACTGCAGTCGCTGAGCCACTACCATCAGCAACTTTAA